The following DNA comes from Vigna radiata var. radiata cultivar VC1973A chromosome 4, Vradiata_ver6, whole genome shotgun sequence.
TAAAGCATGTCCGAAAGACACGTATCCTCTCGCCAATATTGATGTACTGGTTGATGGAGTGTCGGGGTACGAAATTCTTAGCTTCTTGGATGCCTACTTGGGATATAACCAAATTCCCATGTATCGTTCGGATAGAGAGAAAACGACTTTTATCACTGAACGAGCAACATATTGCTATGTTGTTATGTCGTTTGGCCTAAAGAATGTAGGAGCGACTTACCAGCGTTTGATGGATAAAGTGTTTTAGCAGCAGATTGAGAGGTGTATGTGGACGATATGGTGGTGAGAAGATGATCATTAGTAGAGAATTTGAGGGATCTGGAGGAGGTATTCGGGCAAGTGAGGAAGTTTGGCATGCGCTTGAATCCCTCAAAGTGTACTTTTGGAGTTCAAGCTTGGAAATTTCTAGGATTCATGCTAACCGCTCGAGGCATCGAAGCAAATCCTGATAAATGCAAAGCGGTGCTGGAAATGAGGAGTCCTCAGACTCTGAAGGAGGTCTAGAGGTTGGTGGGGTGTCTGACATCATTATCCAGATTTATACCCCGCCTTGTCGAACGTCTAAAGCCTATCTTGAAGGTGATGAAAACGGGTGTGCAAGGGTGTTGGAGCGATCAATGTGAAAAAACCTTCAAGGAGGTTAAGGATATTCTCACTAAGCCGCCTATCATGGGACGACCAGAGCCGGGCCATGATTTGCAAATTTTCTTAGCGACCTCAGATGAGGCCATTAGCGCAGGATTGATGCAGGAAACTCCCCAGTTCAAGTTGGTTTACTTCGTCAGTATGAGCCTCAAGGATGCGGAAGTTCGGTACCAACGGTTGGAGAAGGTGGCACTGTCCTTGTTGTACGCCGCTAGACGCCTCAGGCCATATTTTCAAGGGCATCAAGTAGTTGTACGGACCGATTACCCAATTGCTAAAGTCTTGCGAAAACCCGATTTAGTGGGAAGGATGATAGGGTGGTCGGTAGAGCTCTCAGAGTTTGGATTACATTATGAGCCAAGGAGGTCGGTGTGAGGGCAACATCTGGTAGACTTCGTAGCTGAGTCACTGGCAGAAGGACCAAACAGGGTACTTTATTGGAAGCTTTTTATAGATGGGTCATCCAACAAGCGTGGCGGGGGAGCAGGAATTGTTCTAGAAGGATCGGACAGGGTGGTGGTTGAACAATCGCTGATCTTCAAGTTTAAGGTCAGCAACAACCAGGCTAAGTACGAGGCTCTGATGGCTGGTATGGAGTTCGCGCGGGATTTAGGGGCTGAGAATTTGGAATGCAGAACTGATTCTCAATTAGTTGAAGGGCATATGCGTAGTAATTTCTAAGTCAAGGACAATCAGCTCCTAGAATACTTCCACAGATCCAACCAATTAGAGGCATGTTTTAAGTCATTTGAAGTAAAGCATGTTTCCCAAAAGGAGAATACCCAAGAGGACATGTCCAAATTGGCTAGTGGAAAGGAGAAGGGACACCTATCTTCGGTGATAAGGCAAGTGCTAGTAAAGCCGACGATTGAATGTTTCAACGTAGGAAGCATCGTGGGACAAAGAGGTTGGAGGGAAGAAATTATTCAATTGATCAGGGAACAGGAGGAAGGAGGGAATCTTCGTGCTGAGGATGCGAAGAAGATTGTTAGGTATTGCATGGTGGGAGAAGACCTGTACTGAAGGGGATACACCACACCCATGATGAAGTGCCTATCCGTGATGAAGCAGAGTATGTTATGAGGGAGTTGCATGAAGGAATATGTTGAAGACATACAGGGAAACGAGCGCTTAAAGCGCGAATTCTGAGAGCAGGATTTTTCTGGGTAACACTGGAGAACGATTGCATAACTTTTACTCAAAAGTGTCTGGCTTGTCAAAAGCATGGAAATGTTTTTCATGCTCCAGCGACTGAATTGCACAACCTCGTGTCTCCTTAGCCGTTTGCCCAATGGGGAATAGACATAGTAGGGCCTTTCCCGGTCGGTAGAGCGTAGATGAAGTATTTGTTGGTAGCGGTGGATTACTTCAACAAGTGGGTGGAGGCTGAATCTTTGGCTAAAATTTCCGCTGCACATGTTCAAAAGTTTGTTTGGAAGTTAATTTGCAGGTTCGGTTTGCCCAAACTAATTGTCACCGACAACAATCGGCAATTTGTAGACAAGAAGCTCGTCGCTTTTTACAAGGAGCTAGGGATTATGCCTGTCACAAGTTTAGTGGAACATCCGCAGACGAAAGAGCAAGCTGAGGCAATGAATAAGATCATTGTCCAAGAATTGAAGAAAAGGTTGGGAGAGGCAAAAGGTGCATGGGTGGATGAGCTTCAACAGGTGCTTTGGAGGTATGTTGTTCCCCGCACGGTGCGACGGGAGAGGTGTGTTCGGggagaagtcaggaaaatgacttcagaaaacCCCACCCAACGCagaagtcaagaaaatgactCCTCCCTCAGGACGATCTGGGGAGGTGTGTTCGGGGAGAAGTTAGGAAACTGACTTCATAAACCCCAACCAACGCAGgaagtcaagaaaatgactcctgcctcaGGATGATCGCGGGAGGTGTGTTCGGggagaagtcaggaaaatgacttcaaaAAACCCTACCCAACGTAAGAAGTCTAGAAAATGACTCCTACTTCAGGACAATCGAGGGAGGTATGTTCCGGGAGAAGTCAGGAAAATAACTTCAGAAAACTCTACCCAATgcaggaagtcaggaaaatgactcctgcTTCAAGACGATTGGGGGAGGTATGTTCGGGGAGAAGTCAGGAAATTGACTTCATAAAACCTAACCCAACGtaggaagtcaggaaaatgactcctgcctcaGGACGATCGAGGGAGGTATGTTCGGggagaagtcaggaaaatgacttcagaaaacCCCACCCAACACgaaaagtcaggaaaatgactcctaTCTGAGGACGATCGGGggagtgttgagattgttaacaacacaaactctatatcaaactagtttttgatgatgacaacacagttcttaataatagtacacatGTTCTAGTATTagatgttcttgttctgaagtgtttgttatatatgctgaacatgttttgttgatttacaatgtatgttcctatgattgattgagtgttatatttgtggaacatgcttgtattgaaatgtgaaataaaatgtttttgattactgtacatttctgaaagaaaatatcataagcaccttatgaacttatatttgtggtgacaaagttctagtccagtcaaatacactcataatggattcgactatgctaaaatctttgtacagattttgtgaaccagtgttatgtgaaattttgtgttgaaaagaatttcaaagtgatttttcatgtgttagtcgacattgtgaatcacatattcgactgtgtttctgatctgtttgaaattttgttaagcctacacgctccaacggctatatttttcaaaagttagttaatactgtgtgacctggtcaattgtaataaatgtttattgattttgttgactgaggagccttttgttgactgtctgttataactgtcttaatatagtcgactgtattagtagcctATTCGACTAAGAAGCAATctgatataacagaaaactataaatagacagaacgcgaattgttctgagactttt
Coding sequences within:
- the LOC106758311 gene encoding uncharacterized protein LOC106758311; the encoded protein is MKYLLVAVDYFNKWVEAESLAKISAAHVQKFVWKLICRFGLPKLIVTDNNRQFVDKKLVAFYKELGIMPVTSLVEHPQTKEQAEAMNKIIVQELKKRLGEAKGAWVDELQQVLWRYVVPRTVRRERCVRGEVRKMTSENPTQRRSQENDSSLRTIWGGVFGEKLGN